A stretch of Myxocyprinus asiaticus isolate MX2 ecotype Aquarium Trade chromosome 42, UBuf_Myxa_2, whole genome shotgun sequence DNA encodes these proteins:
- the LOC127432465 gene encoding uncharacterized protein LOC127432465 isoform X3, producing MLKMSLQGDLMCCKSVGTDLSMLDIDDLMREISQLKKEVALLEAKLREREVSDQRSRDTQDSELSLTLLCYTDAQESVCDSNQGDQTSTESLASVCNTAGEQQMLKIPLKMCSVKLMDCRNLMEMRRETTAQEQHTDEDDDDDDDETTGEKQHTYEVIY from the exons ATGTTGAAGATGAGTTTGCAGGGGGATTTGATgtgctgtaaatcagtaggaactgatctgtccatgctggatattgatgatttgatgagagaaatctctcagctgaagaaagaggtggcGTTACTGGAGGCAAAGCTGAGGGAAAGAGAG GTTTCAGATCAaagatccagagacacacaggactcagaGCTCAGCCTCACTTTACTCTGTTATACTGATgctcaggagagtgtgtgtgacagtaatcagggtgatcaaacctccacagagtctctggcttctgtctgtaacactgctggagaacagcagatgctcaaGATACCattgaagatgtgttcagtgaagctgatGGACTGCAGGAACCTCATGGAGATGAGACGAGAAACCACAGCACAGGAACAACAcactgatgaagatgatgatgatgatgatgatgaaaccaCAGGAGAGAAACAACACACTTATGAAGtgatttattaa